In Gammaproteobacteria bacterium, the following proteins share a genomic window:
- a CDS encoding sigma-70 family RNA polymerase sigma factor, producing MSERSDEELMLAFANNDAQAFETLYKRHKDAVYRYFLRHIGNPDTSSELHQDLWLKIINSKQNYQIKAKFNTWMYTLAHNRLVDWYRRNNLEQQSFQANEDDNPIEGSTDWNPDDELQTMRLSKQLKTCIGKLPFEQREIFLLHQEASLTIPHIADMLQEAVEKIKSRYRYAIDKLRKCLEVIR from the coding sequence ATGTCAGAACGTAGCGATGAAGAACTCATGTTAGCATTTGCAAACAATGATGCTCAGGCCTTTGAGACACTATACAAACGTCACAAAGATGCTGTTTATCGCTATTTTCTGCGCCATATTGGCAATCCTGATACAAGTAGCGAGCTACATCAGGACTTATGGTTGAAAATCATTAACAGCAAGCAAAATTATCAAATTAAAGCTAAATTTAACACCTGGATGTACACACTGGCTCACAATCGATTGGTTGACTGGTATCGCAGAAACAATCTAGAACAGCAGTCCTTTCAAGCCAATGAAGACGATAATCCGATTGAAGGTTCAACAGACTGGAATCCCGATGATGAACTTCAAACAATGCGACTTTCCAAGCAGTTAAAAACATGTATCGGCAAACTTCCTTTTGAACAACGTGAGATTTTTTTGTTGCATCAGGAGGCTTCACTCACTATTCCACATATTGCAGATATGTTGCAGGAAGCTGTTGAAAAAATCAAAAGCCGTTATCGCTATGCGATTGATAAGTTAAGAAAATGTCTGGAGGTGATTCGATGA
- the msrP gene encoding protein-methionine-sulfoxide reductase catalytic subunit MsrP, producing MKFKNTIKENDVTDEKLYKSRRDFLKSSALFGTGLMLSSTLTNAFEIDKYEKVDKFRGPDDELTSFKSASTYNNFYEFATSKDAPASLADSLKTEPWNVEISGLANKTGVFNLEDLIPKQKIEERIYRFRCVEAWSMVIPWLGFKLADFLKQFEPQSNAKYVYFETLYDPEQFPGQHRRVIPWPYREGLRMDEAMNELAFIAIGMYGKKLPNQNGAPLRLVVPWKYGFKNIKSIVKIKFTDKQPLNSWQQIAANEYGFYANVNPEVSHPRWSQATERRIGGGFSLFNPRIDTKIFNGYGDYVADLYKGMDLTKNY from the coding sequence ATGAAATTTAAAAATACTATCAAAGAGAATGATGTCACGGATGAAAAACTCTATAAATCCAGACGTGATTTTTTGAAATCCTCGGCGCTATTTGGCACCGGTTTAATGCTTTCATCAACATTAACAAATGCCTTTGAAATTGATAAGTATGAAAAGGTTGACAAATTCCGAGGTCCGGATGATGAATTGACTTCTTTTAAAAGTGCTTCAACTTACAATAACTTCTATGAATTTGCCACGTCAAAAGACGCACCGGCATCGCTTGCAGATTCCTTAAAGACCGAGCCATGGAATGTTGAAATCTCAGGTTTGGCAAATAAAACAGGTGTCTTTAACTTGGAGGATTTAATTCCAAAACAGAAAATTGAGGAGCGTATTTATCGTTTTCGTTGTGTGGAAGCATGGTCGATGGTGATTCCGTGGCTTGGATTTAAACTGGCAGACTTCCTCAAACAATTTGAACCTCAAAGTAATGCAAAATATGTTTATTTTGAAACTTTATATGATCCTGAACAATTTCCCGGGCAACATCGCAGGGTTATTCCCTGGCCTTATCGGGAAGGTTTGCGTATGGATGAAGCAATGAATGAACTGGCGTTTATTGCAATTGGAATGTACGGTAAGAAATTACCGAATCAAAATGGAGCTCCATTGCGTTTGGTCGTTCCCTGGAAGTACGGATTTAAGAACATTAAATCCATTGTAAAAATTAAATTTACCGACAAACAACCATTAAATTCATGGCAACAAATTGCCGCCAATGAATACGGATTTTATGCAAATGTAAACCCTGAAGTGAGTCATCCACGTTGGTCTCAGGCAACAGAAAGGAGAATAGGGGGCGGATTTTCTCTATTCAATCCTCGTATTGACACGAAAATATTCAACGGTTATGGCGATTATGTTGCAGACTTGTACAAAGGTATGGATTTGACAAAAAACTACTGA
- the serC gene encoding 3-phosphoserine/phosphohydroxythreonine transaminase: protein MSQGNNPIYNFAPGPAMLPESVKQQIIDDMPNWRGSGCSVMEVSHRGTLFRQLIKETDELIREILNVSDEYDILMTPGGARLQYSMMPMNFSSLTGKAMYFVHGHWGKSAILEAQKFCNARPLVPYNQNEIYSSIPKYDMSQLDSSFDYFHYTSNETLEGVEWQFIPENNNIPMFCDMTSNLMTREIDVNKYSLIYASAQKNLGIAGITIVIVKKEMLEKAPENLPLMLDYRTYSKHDSLWNTPPTFPWYVMNLVLNWIKNTGGLSAVEKRNHEKAAKLYEYIDNSQFYKNNVDMDCRSKVNVTFLLNDESLNEKFVSKAEEAGIKAIKGHRAVGGMRASIYNAMPMAGINALINFMKEFEKDYG, encoded by the coding sequence ATGTCACAAGGAAATAACCCCATTTATAATTTCGCTCCGGGACCGGCAATGTTACCTGAGTCAGTTAAGCAACAAATCATTGATGATATGCCAAATTGGCGTGGAAGTGGCTGTTCGGTGATGGAGGTTTCACACCGCGGCACTCTATTCCGCCAATTGATTAAAGAAACGGATGAATTGATTCGTGAAATTCTAAACGTCTCGGATGAGTATGATATTCTTATGACTCCCGGTGGTGCAAGACTACAATACTCCATGATGCCGATGAATTTCTCCAGTTTAACCGGTAAAGCCATGTATTTTGTTCATGGTCATTGGGGCAAATCAGCAATTCTCGAAGCTCAAAAATTTTGTAATGCCAGACCGTTAGTGCCATATAATCAGAATGAAATCTACAGTTCTATTCCGAAATATGATATGAGTCAATTGGATAGCAGTTTCGATTATTTTCACTACACATCCAATGAAACACTCGAAGGTGTTGAGTGGCAATTTATTCCTGAAAACAATAACATACCGATGTTTTGTGATATGACATCGAATCTGATGACTCGTGAAATTGATGTCAATAAGTACAGTTTGATTTATGCCAGTGCGCAAAAAAATCTCGGAATTGCAGGAATTACAATCGTCATTGTTAAAAAAGAAATGCTGGAAAAAGCTCCCGAAAACTTACCGTTGATGCTGGATTATCGAACCTATTCCAAACATGATTCGCTTTGGAATACTCCTCCAACATTTCCGTGGTATGTAATGAATCTGGTTCTTAACTGGATTAAAAATACCGGCGGACTTTCAGCAGTTGAAAAACGCAATCATGAAAAGGCAGCCAAACTTTATGAATACATCGATAACAGTCAATTTTATAAAAACAATGTGGATATGGATTGTCGCTCGAAAGTCAATGTCACGTTTTTATTGAATGATGAATCACTCAATGAAAAATTCGTATCCAAAGCTGAAGAAGCCGGAATCAAAGCCATCAAAGGACATCGTGCGGTTGGTGGAATGCGAGCCAGCATATACAACGCCATGCCAATGGCCGGAATCAATGCCCTCATCAATTTCATGAAAGAATTCGAGAAAGATTATGGCTAA
- the pheA gene encoding prephenate dehydratase codes for MAKKDKDNQVDLSKLRDKIDGIDADIQKLISQRAKIAAKVAKTKHIAESGGAFYRPEREVQVLRAVKERNKGPLSDETLVRLFREIMSACLAQQKPLNIAYLGPQGTFSEMATYKYFGHSVAALPVTSIDNIFAEVEAGVADFGVVPVENSTEGAVNNTLDMFISSPLKICGELDLPIHHNLMSRFTELSEIKVVFSHRQSLAQCRGWLKENLPNAECIAVSSNAEAAKRVQYTDHSAAIAGESAAAMYGLDILHKEIEDRTDNSTRFLVIGKQIVTPSGDDKTSLLVAAKDQPGALFHILKPLTECDVSMTRIESRPSKQGKWDYVFFIDINGHVEDENVAKALRLLQRITTLFKVLGSYPKSISDS; via the coding sequence ATGGCTAAAAAGGATAAAGACAATCAAGTTGATTTATCAAAATTACGGGACAAGATTGACGGAATAGATGCGGATATTCAAAAACTAATCAGTCAGAGAGCCAAAATTGCCGCAAAAGTAGCGAAAACAAAGCACATAGCTGAATCCGGCGGAGCATTTTATCGCCCCGAACGTGAAGTTCAAGTGTTGAGAGCAGTTAAAGAACGCAACAAAGGACCTCTATCCGATGAAACATTAGTCCGTCTTTTTCGTGAGATTATGTCTGCCTGTTTAGCTCAGCAAAAGCCTTTAAACATTGCCTATTTAGGACCTCAGGGAACATTTTCTGAAATGGCGACTTACAAATACTTCGGACATTCTGTTGCAGCACTTCCGGTCACCAGTATTGATAATATTTTCGCAGAAGTTGAAGCCGGAGTTGCTGATTTTGGAGTGGTTCCGGTTGAAAACTCAACGGAAGGAGCTGTGAACAACACATTGGATATGTTTATATCTTCACCACTCAAAATTTGTGGAGAGCTTGATTTACCAATTCATCATAATTTAATGAGTCGATTCACCGAACTCTCTGAGATTAAAGTGGTTTTTTCACATCGTCAATCTCTGGCACAATGTCGTGGATGGCTGAAAGAAAACTTACCGAATGCTGAATGCATCGCTGTCAGTTCCAACGCCGAAGCGGCAAAGCGTGTGCAATATACAGACCATTCAGCAGCTATTGCCGGCGAAAGCGCCGCTGCAATGTACGGATTAGACATTCTACACAAAGAAATTGAAGATCGAACTGATAACTCCACCCGATTTTTAGTCATCGGTAAACAAATCGTCACTCCGAGCGGAGATGATAAAACTTCATTATTAGTGGCTGCCAAAGATCAACCCGGAGCTTTGTTTCACATTCTTAAGCCTTTAACAGAATGTGATGTCAGTATGACTCGAATTGAATCGCGTCCATCCAAACAAGGCAAATGGGATTATGTTTTCTTTATCGATATCAATGGTCATGTCGAAGATGAAAATGTTGCCAAAGCGTTAAGATTATTACAGAGAATTACGACTCTTTTCAAAGTGTTAGGCTCATATCCTAAATCTATTTCTGACAGTTAG
- the rlmKL gene encoding bifunctional 23S rRNA (guanine(2069)-N(7))-methyltransferase RlmK/23S rRNA (guanine(2445)-N(2))-methyltransferase RlmL encodes MNTEIMQAYASCPKYIELLLKDELLNLGASSASEKLAGVNFEATSETLMRVLLWSRLANRIYVLLNTIKISNSDDLYNAISHIKWNEQLNKVPQTLSVSFKGTNKELRNTQYSSQVVKDAICDQLRDITGTRPNFVKSQADLSVSVVLKHNQALIYLDISGRSLHLRGYRKNLTAAPLKENLASAILTRADWQNLSQKNYNLIDPMCGSGTLLTEGYLMACDIAPGLTHPKYSVFSWIHFDQNLWDSLIEEAKTRMLIGMENYKGQIIGADHHKDSVEIANEHAYQLNAESKIDCQLKTLDSFNIPPKNNLIVCNPPYGVRLKKNVDSSWKNLAQWLADKASEAKAAIITHNKNQGFILGFRAEKSWKFKNGELDINLIAFNINQDKKLNVPDGQNFALPETAQMVANRIKKNQSKLSKWIKKENINAYRVYDADIPEYAVAVDVYNNHINIQEYKAPASVPESKARKRLDEAIMAAQSVLKIKNENTHVKSRFRQVENQQYEKKNSNTHNFKIVESGRKYLVNLEQYLDTGIFIDHRWVRDYIHANCKDKTLLNLFSYTGSVTVAAALGGAEKSVSVDTSNAYLQWTKENFKINHIDLLKHKLVKSDVLEYIFSCKETFDIIFVDPPTYSNSHSRKEDWDVQRDHVKLLLACKKLLNAGGEIIFSNNYRKFKLDESLNEQFVISDWTKRSTSPDFEKSKIKRVCYQLKSL; translated from the coding sequence ATGAATACAGAAATCATGCAGGCGTATGCCAGTTGCCCCAAATATATTGAGTTGTTACTTAAAGATGAGCTACTCAATTTAGGTGCGAGTTCCGCCTCAGAAAAATTGGCCGGAGTGAATTTTGAGGCAACATCCGAAACTTTAATGAGAGTTTTATTGTGGTCACGATTAGCAAATCGAATTTATGTTTTGCTAAACACCATCAAAATTTCCAACTCCGATGATTTGTATAACGCCATTTCACATATCAAATGGAATGAACAACTCAACAAAGTTCCGCAAACTCTTTCTGTGAGTTTTAAAGGGACAAATAAAGAGCTCCGAAACACACAGTATTCCTCACAAGTTGTCAAAGATGCAATCTGCGACCAATTAAGAGATATCACCGGAACACGTCCTAATTTTGTTAAATCACAGGCTGATTTATCAGTTTCTGTCGTTCTCAAGCACAATCAGGCGTTGATTTATCTGGATATTAGTGGCAGAAGTTTGCATTTGCGAGGTTATCGAAAAAATTTAACTGCTGCACCACTCAAGGAAAATTTGGCATCCGCAATTCTCACAAGGGCTGATTGGCAAAACCTTTCGCAAAAGAATTACAATCTGATTGATCCAATGTGTGGTTCAGGTACTTTGCTCACTGAAGGTTATTTAATGGCTTGCGATATTGCACCCGGTCTTACGCATCCAAAATACAGCGTTTTCAGTTGGATACACTTCGACCAAAACCTTTGGGATTCATTGATTGAAGAAGCAAAAACCCGGATGCTCATAGGAATGGAAAACTACAAAGGGCAAATCATTGGAGCCGACCATCATAAAGACTCCGTTGAAATTGCCAATGAACACGCCTATCAACTCAATGCCGAAAGTAAAATCGACTGTCAGCTTAAAACTCTGGATAGTTTTAATATTCCACCCAAAAATAATCTCATTGTCTGTAACCCTCCTTATGGAGTTCGCCTGAAAAAGAATGTCGATAGCAGTTGGAAAAATTTGGCCCAATGGCTTGCTGATAAAGCATCGGAAGCAAAAGCAGCAATTATTACGCATAACAAAAATCAGGGGTTCATTTTAGGTTTCCGAGCAGAAAAATCATGGAAGTTTAAAAATGGCGAATTGGATATCAATTTAATTGCATTTAATATCAACCAAGATAAAAAGCTCAATGTACCTGATGGCCAAAATTTCGCTTTGCCTGAAACAGCTCAGATGGTTGCCAATCGAATTAAAAAGAACCAATCTAAACTATCAAAATGGATAAAGAAAGAAAATATCAACGCTTATCGTGTTTATGATGCAGACATTCCTGAATATGCTGTTGCGGTTGATGTTTACAATAATCACATAAACATTCAGGAATACAAAGCTCCGGCAAGTGTGCCTGAATCCAAAGCCAGAAAACGTCTGGATGAAGCCATCATGGCGGCACAATCAGTATTAAAAATTAAGAACGAGAACACCCATGTCAAATCACGTTTTCGTCAGGTTGAAAACCAACAATATGAAAAGAAAAACTCAAACACTCATAACTTCAAAATTGTAGAAAGTGGTCGAAAATATCTAGTCAACCTAGAACAATATCTCGATACCGGAATTTTTATCGATCACCGTTGGGTGAGAGATTATATTCATGCCAATTGTAAAGATAAAACACTTTTAAATTTGTTTAGTTATACAGGTAGTGTGACTGTTGCAGCAGCTTTGGGTGGCGCAGAAAAATCAGTGAGTGTGGACACGTCGAATGCTTATTTGCAATGGACAAAAGAAAATTTCAAAATCAATCACATTGATTTATTAAAGCACAAGCTAGTAAAAAGTGATGTTTTGGAATACATATTTTCGTGCAAAGAAACATTTGATATTATTTTTGTCGACCCACCGACCTACTCCAATTCGCATTCCAGAAAAGAAGACTGGGATGTTCAAAGAGATCATGTCAAACTGCTCCTCGCATGTAAAAAACTTCTGAATGCGGGTGGTGAAATCATATTCTCCAACAACTACCGTAAGTTTAAGTTGGATGAAAGTCTCAATGAACAATTCGTTATCAGTGACTGGACTAAGAGAAGCACGTCTCCGGATTTTGAAAAAAGTAAAATTAAACGAGTTTGCTATCAACTAAAATCATTATGA
- a CDS encoding DUF2288 family protein, giving the protein MNQITQKTKEELAQECAPIYYKEIERFFAKGVLILVGKDLDILDIALVVQNDDSEQLKQWLESGKVLPVNDEYAVKWSQSETQLLAVTVVPWLLVQEII; this is encoded by the coding sequence ATGAACCAAATAACACAAAAAACCAAAGAAGAGCTGGCTCAGGAATGTGCACCTATTTACTACAAAGAAATCGAACGTTTTTTTGCCAAAGGTGTATTAATACTTGTAGGCAAAGACTTGGATATTCTTGATATTGCACTCGTTGTTCAAAATGATGATAGTGAGCAATTAAAACAATGGTTGGAATCCGGAAAAGTATTACCCGTTAACGATGAATACGCTGTTAAATGGAGTCAGAGTGAAACACAATTGCTGGCAGTCACAGTTGTTCCTTGGTTATTGGTCCAGGAGATTATCTGA
- a CDS encoding DUF465 domain-containing protein → MYGEKHDLHHEFPEFEAEIRHLKMNNGHFARFFTEYDEVDDELMRIQQGIETPSDDYIEELKKKRLFLKDEMYFMLLKYKRKQKKKEIKKERKRLKQKSKD, encoded by the coding sequence ATGTACGGAGAAAAACACGATCTTCATCATGAATTTCCAGAATTTGAAGCAGAAATCAGACACTTAAAAATGAATAATGGACATTTCGCCAGATTCTTTACTGAATATGACGAAGTTGATGATGAATTGATGCGCATTCAACAAGGAATTGAAACACCATCAGATGACTATATCGAGGAACTAAAGAAAAAGCGTTTGTTTTTAAAAGATGAAATGTATTTTATGCTTCTGAAGTACAAAAGAAAGCAAAAGAAAAAAGAAATTAAAAAGGAACGCAAGAGATTAAAGCAGAAGTCTAAAGATTAA
- a CDS encoding DUF1043 family protein: MTDQLFYLFSALLLGLVIGAMIMYFTSGSNKDSAKTIEELESKIRNYQNDVAEHFEKTADLVDELTQSYKNVFDHLGKSARELMTDDQIKLIEKRKSNKVTLEFLRTEEELNIEDDNEELEELLEKVSEEHKEESLNSEVAQEDTIQRHQKKKNKLIHKEKDKTA; this comes from the coding sequence ATGACAGATCAATTGTTTTACTTGTTTTCAGCATTATTATTAGGACTCGTAATCGGTGCCATGATTATGTATTTCACCTCCGGTTCAAATAAGGATTCAGCAAAAACCATTGAAGAACTGGAATCAAAAATTAGGAATTATCAAAATGATGTTGCAGAACATTTTGAAAAAACCGCTGATCTTGTCGACGAACTCACACAAAGCTACAAAAACGTCTTCGATCATCTCGGCAAAAGTGCCAGAGAATTAATGACCGATGATCAAATCAAACTCATTGAAAAACGAAAAAGCAATAAAGTCACACTCGAGTTTCTTCGAACTGAAGAAGAACTCAACATTGAAGATGACAACGAAGAGCTGGAAGAACTTTTAGAAAAAGTATCTGAAGAACACAAAGAGGAGTCTTTAAATTCAGAGGTCGCTCAAGAAGATACTATTCAAAGACACCAGAAGAAGAAAAACAAGCTGATACACAAAGAAAAAGACAAAACCGCCTGA
- a CDS encoding SOS response-associated peptidase family protein — MVVDARKKRKAHYKYATFNSRYDKLYSSRLTKGLFQKSRCIIPANGFIEGQNKKYHFLENSDNALALGICKHYQINDEIITTASIITCPGNPKLKNIH; from the coding sequence ATGGTGGTTGATGCTCGAAAAAAGCGGAAAGCCCACTATAAATATGCAACTTTCAATAGCCGATATGATAAACTTTATTCCAGCCGATTGACTAAAGGACTATTTCAAAAGTCTCGTTGTATTATTCCTGCCAATGGTTTCATTGAAGGTCAGAATAAAAAGTATCATTTTTTAGAAAACTCTGATAACGCTTTGGCTTTGGGTATTTGCAAACATTATCAAATCAATGATGAAATTATTACTACAGCCTCAATTATCACATGTCCGGGAAATCCTAAACTCAAAAACATACATTAA